In Myxococcus stipitatus, the following are encoded in one genomic region:
- a CDS encoding serine/threonine-protein kinase, whose protein sequence is MAEPTPQTFGKYVLLSKIAAGGMAVTYRARMTGAAGVTKPCVIKQILPHFVDDEDFVEMFIGEARLVASMSHSNIAQIFDFGEVDGQYFIAMELVQGQPLSKVLRRAQRAGMGFFPESLALHVASKLCDGLDYAHRHVGEDGVEMGLVHRDVSPDNVLISYEGEVKVIDFGIAKATSAVEAKTSPGTLKGKYPYFAPEQAQGRQDLDARTDVYAAGVVLYEMVCGKRPYEGEFVTVLPRILQGDCLPPSAVNPSVTPDLESVIAHAMAVDRDARFQTAKELSASLVELLYRDNPRFTPAVLSQLMAYLFAEELAAEGRKAEVTPAFMEQVAAWQSGAGSAESSQSRARPLRPSSPGLRSKPGSDGGAKPPTDGTRRTSSVSNPSLRRVTNSGSLRRVTNSGMPRTEVSSAGRRVPTSERPGPPVPELPEEPDTDSNDLAQTMVPTVVPAALATMATPRDTPMESPVVTAQSMKTQPVSSGVGHTYTGTGHRTTADEARETLAKEEAEQRARQQKAVKTMSLYVFGAAAVALVIALLYHFLKPDTPDAAGANTATLWVTSTPAGAKVKLNNRDVAGKTPLMVEGILVGEANTLVLTLPGHLAWTRRFTPASVMLEPMKAELQPMAPPEPPSPPPVVVAATTTAAATTAPPVEAKVEEAAPAEDGGVLTQANTADTASAAEPGEDPVPLVERNPQLSAAELEFYEVDYPTRLLVARPMYNAALIPEYLTATIDLNPNVAYSVWTQGTASLAEGRGTASGTLAYFIEGDGPADGSFGLLSASARTLKNARKLYVFAVDETGPEDNSGTIQVVIRQSAYVPPRSLTFDAQQHAVQLKPDQQVLLRGLNPRATYLFTVRDDMAELHPGDNGRVRQVLCVERGTSPASVRATHRMLETGKRYQITGAEDLRCFFPDTKKDDNQGALEMDIVDTTSLSRKERAAALRGSRR, encoded by the coding sequence GTGGCGGAACCCACCCCCCAGACATTCGGCAAATACGTTCTTCTCTCGAAAATCGCCGCGGGTGGCATGGCGGTGACCTACCGCGCGCGGATGACGGGAGCGGCGGGCGTCACGAAGCCTTGCGTCATCAAGCAGATCCTCCCCCACTTCGTGGACGATGAGGACTTCGTCGAGATGTTCATCGGCGAGGCGCGGCTGGTGGCCAGCATGAGCCACAGCAACATCGCCCAGATTTTCGACTTCGGAGAGGTGGACGGTCAGTACTTCATCGCGATGGAGCTGGTGCAGGGCCAGCCCCTCTCCAAGGTGCTTCGCCGCGCGCAGCGGGCGGGCATGGGCTTCTTCCCGGAGAGCCTGGCGCTGCACGTGGCCAGCAAGCTGTGTGACGGCCTGGACTACGCGCACCGCCACGTGGGCGAAGACGGCGTCGAGATGGGCCTGGTCCACCGAGATGTCTCGCCCGACAACGTCCTCATCTCCTACGAGGGCGAGGTCAAGGTCATCGACTTCGGCATCGCCAAGGCCACCAGCGCCGTGGAGGCCAAGACGTCTCCAGGCACGCTCAAGGGCAAGTACCCCTACTTCGCTCCGGAGCAGGCGCAGGGGCGCCAGGACCTGGATGCCCGCACGGACGTGTACGCCGCGGGCGTCGTCCTCTACGAGATGGTCTGCGGCAAGCGCCCCTACGAGGGCGAGTTCGTCACCGTCCTGCCTCGCATCCTCCAGGGCGACTGTCTTCCGCCGTCGGCGGTGAACCCGTCGGTGACGCCGGACCTGGAGTCGGTCATCGCCCATGCGATGGCCGTGGACCGCGACGCGCGCTTCCAGACCGCCAAGGAGCTGAGCGCGTCACTCGTGGAGCTGCTCTACCGCGACAACCCGCGCTTCACCCCCGCGGTGCTGTCGCAGCTCATGGCCTACCTCTTCGCCGAGGAGCTCGCGGCGGAGGGCCGCAAGGCGGAGGTCACCCCTGCCTTCATGGAGCAGGTCGCCGCATGGCAATCGGGCGCGGGCTCGGCGGAGTCCTCCCAGTCCCGCGCGCGCCCGCTGCGTCCGTCCAGCCCCGGCCTTCGCTCCAAGCCCGGCAGCGACGGCGGCGCCAAGCCCCCCACCGACGGCACGCGCCGCACCTCTTCCGTGAGCAATCCGTCCCTGCGCCGCGTGACGAACTCGGGGAGCCTGCGCCGCGTGACGAACTCGGGCATGCCTCGCACCGAGGTCTCCAGCGCCGGCCGCAGGGTTCCCACCAGTGAGCGCCCCGGGCCTCCCGTGCCGGAGCTGCCCGAGGAGCCCGACACCGATTCGAACGACCTGGCCCAGACGATGGTGCCCACCGTCGTCCCCGCGGCCTTGGCCACGATGGCCACTCCCCGGGACACGCCCATGGAGAGCCCCGTCGTCACCGCCCAGTCCATGAAGACACAGCCCGTGTCCTCGGGCGTGGGGCACACGTACACGGGCACCGGCCACCGCACGACGGCCGACGAAGCACGCGAGACGCTGGCGAAGGAAGAGGCCGAGCAGCGCGCCCGGCAACAGAAGGCCGTGAAGACGATGAGCCTCTACGTCTTCGGCGCCGCCGCCGTCGCGCTGGTCATCGCGCTGCTCTACCACTTCCTCAAACCCGACACGCCCGACGCGGCCGGGGCCAACACCGCCACGCTGTGGGTCACCTCCACGCCCGCGGGCGCGAAGGTGAAGCTCAACAACCGCGATGTCGCCGGCAAGACGCCCCTCATGGTCGAGGGCATCCTCGTCGGAGAGGCCAACACCCTGGTGCTCACGCTGCCAGGACATCTCGCGTGGACGCGGCGCTTCACGCCCGCCTCCGTGATGTTGGAGCCCATGAAGGCGGAGCTCCAGCCCATGGCCCCGCCCGAGCCCCCAAGCCCTCCCCCCGTCGTCGTCGCGGCCACCACCACGGCAGCGGCCACCACCGCGCCCCCCGTCGAGGCCAAGGTCGAAGAAGCCGCCCCAGCGGAGGACGGAGGCGTCCTGACGCAGGCCAACACAGCGGACACCGCGAGCGCCGCCGAGCCAGGTGAAGACCCCGTCCCCCTGGTGGAACGAAACCCGCAGCTCAGCGCCGCGGAGCTCGAGTTCTACGAGGTGGACTACCCGACACGGCTCCTGGTGGCGCGCCCCATGTACAACGCGGCGCTCATCCCCGAGTACCTCACGGCCACCATCGACCTGAATCCCAACGTCGCGTACTCGGTCTGGACACAGGGCACTGCCTCGCTCGCCGAGGGCCGGGGCACCGCCTCCGGAACGCTGGCCTACTTCATCGAAGGAGATGGCCCCGCCGACGGCAGCTTCGGCCTGCTGAGCGCCTCCGCCCGGACCCTCAAGAACGCGCGCAAGCTGTACGTCTTCGCGGTGGACGAGACAGGGCCCGAGGACAACAGCGGCACCATCCAGGTCGTCATCCGCCAGTCCGCCTATGTTCCTCCGCGCTCGCTCACGTTCGATGCGCAGCAGCACGCGGTGCAACTCAAGCCCGACCAACAGGTGCTGCTGCGCGGCCTCAACCCGCGCGCCACGTACCTGTTCACCGTGCGGGATGACATGGCGGAGCTCCACCCGGGGGACAACGGCCGCGTGCGGCAGGTGCTGTGTGTCGAGCGGGGCACGTCGCCCGCGTCGGTCCGCGCCACGCACCGCATGCTCGAGACGGGCAAGCGATACCAAATCACCGGCGCCGAGGACCTGCGCTGCTTCTTCCCGGACACGAAGAAGGACGACAACCAGGGTGCGCTCGAGATGGACATCGTGGACACCACCTCGCTGTCCCGAAAAGAGCGCGCGGCCGCCCTCCGAGGCTCGCGCCGCTAG
- a CDS encoding metallophosphoesterase family protein — protein MGRQGVLLALLLTGCLRPAENRAVRDSKVGQAEGGGMSLQVEDGLAAVRSLGAGEVTLWGNAPVFTAKATLSASATGQWFVTVRNAMPDARLVVESDSGDELPVEPVSQPLPTVKSWRVELRAGGTATLRVAPPDWESSEPFRFAALADVQEALPRVGDIYERLRKDDTLRFILFSGDLTERGTREELLEFQDRLEAGSRIPLYATLGNHETFTKDAEEYSSLVGRGSQSFVFRGVRFTVVDSSNGTLDPIVEEQLDGWLASSRRGTHVVAMHVPPQDPVGLRGGGFANRGESAGLVGKLAREGVDLTLYGHIHSYYSFTNAGIPAFISGGGGAIPETFDGVGRHYLVVDVGANEGLREASLVRVD, from the coding sequence GTGGGCAGGCAAGGAGTGCTGTTGGCGTTGTTGCTGACCGGATGCCTGCGGCCGGCGGAGAACCGCGCGGTGCGCGACTCGAAGGTGGGCCAGGCCGAGGGCGGCGGCATGTCGCTCCAGGTGGAGGACGGGCTCGCGGCGGTGCGGAGCCTGGGCGCGGGCGAGGTGACGCTCTGGGGCAATGCCCCTGTCTTCACCGCGAAGGCCACGCTGAGCGCGTCGGCGACGGGGCAATGGTTCGTCACCGTGCGCAACGCGATGCCGGATGCACGGCTCGTGGTGGAGTCCGACTCCGGCGACGAGCTTCCGGTGGAGCCCGTGTCGCAGCCGCTGCCCACGGTGAAGTCCTGGCGCGTGGAGCTGCGCGCGGGAGGCACGGCGACGTTGCGAGTGGCGCCGCCGGATTGGGAGTCCTCCGAGCCGTTCCGCTTCGCCGCGCTCGCGGACGTGCAGGAGGCGCTGCCCCGAGTGGGCGACATCTACGAGCGCCTGAGGAAGGACGACACGCTGCGCTTCATCCTCTTCTCGGGAGACCTCACGGAGCGAGGCACCCGCGAGGAGCTGCTCGAGTTCCAGGACCGGTTGGAGGCGGGCTCGCGTATTCCGCTGTACGCCACGCTGGGCAACCACGAGACCTTCACGAAGGACGCGGAGGAGTACTCCTCGCTCGTGGGACGAGGCAGCCAGAGCTTCGTGTTCCGCGGAGTGCGCTTCACGGTGGTGGACTCGAGCAACGGCACGTTGGACCCCATCGTGGAGGAGCAGCTCGACGGGTGGCTTGCGTCCTCGCGAAGGGGCACCCACGTGGTGGCCATGCACGTGCCGCCGCAGGACCCGGTGGGCCTGCGAGGCGGAGGCTTCGCGAACCGCGGCGAGTCCGCGGGACTGGTGGGCAAGCTCGCGCGCGAGGGCGTGGACCTCACGCTCTACGGCCACATCCACTCGTACTACTCCTTCACCAACGCGGGCATCCCCGCGTTCATCTCCGGCGGAGGTGGCGCGATTCCGGAGACCTTCGATGGCGTGGGCCGCCACTATCTGGTGGTGGACGTCGGCGCGAACGAAGGGCTGCGCGAAGCATCCCTCGTCCGCGTGGACTGA
- a CDS encoding FMN-binding negative transcriptional regulator translates to MYIPRHFEERDAQRLLSLMSRHSFAVLVTVGEDGAPFATHLPFLVERDAAGDVRLLAHMALPNPQWRGFSAERDALVIFQGPHAYVSPRWYATTQQVPTWNYATVHAYGRPQVVTSRDETLRILRESTASYEPDNATAWRMEQAEERVARLLGGIVAFELRVTRLEGKFKLSQNKGPEDREGVIAALEQGGQPGDVELAALMRACTPEAG, encoded by the coding sequence ATGTACATCCCTCGCCACTTCGAGGAGCGCGACGCACAGCGGCTCCTCTCGCTGATGAGCCGCCATTCCTTCGCGGTGCTGGTGACAGTGGGGGAGGACGGCGCGCCCTTCGCCACGCACCTGCCCTTCCTCGTGGAGCGAGACGCGGCGGGGGACGTCCGGCTGCTGGCGCACATGGCGCTGCCCAACCCGCAGTGGCGCGGCTTCTCCGCGGAGCGCGACGCCCTGGTCATCTTCCAGGGGCCTCACGCCTACGTGTCGCCCCGGTGGTACGCGACGACGCAGCAGGTGCCCACGTGGAACTACGCCACCGTCCACGCCTACGGGAGGCCCCAGGTCGTCACCTCGCGCGACGAGACGCTGCGCATCCTCCGGGAGTCCACCGCGAGCTATGAGCCCGACAACGCGACGGCCTGGCGGATGGAGCAGGCGGAGGAGCGGGTGGCTCGGCTGTTGGGAGGTATTGTCGCCTTCGAGCTGCGGGTGACGCGGCTGGAGGGCAAGTTCAAGCTCAGCCAGAACAAGGGCCCGGAGGACCGCGAGGGTGTCATCGCGGCGCTGGAGCAGGGAGGTCAGCCTGGGGACGTGGAGCTCGCGGCGTTGATGCGCGCGTGTACGCCGGAGGCCGGGTAG